A region from the Benincasa hispida cultivar B227 chromosome 8, ASM972705v1, whole genome shotgun sequence genome encodes:
- the LOC120082881 gene encoding general transcription and DNA repair factor IIH subunit TFB1-1-like isoform X2: MGTKYVHKSAKYKTSIKDPGTPGVLEMTEWKFIFRPSDPTSASKLDVEFRFIKGHKNTKEGSNKPPWLNLTRDQGGSIIFEFKNFSDLHVCREFVGSALAKSGEAAQAPPERPVAAFPHEQLSKSEMELRMRCLQEDSELQKLHKQFVIGGVLTESEFWAARKKLLERDNSKKSKQLIGFKSSMVLDTKPMSDGRTNKVTFNLTPEIKYQIFALKPAVHQAFLNHVPNKMSEKDFWTKYFRAEYLHSTKNSIAAAAEAAEDEELALFLKDDEILAAEIRKKIRHVDPTLDLEADLGDDYTHLPDHGIFRDGGKEITESQNEHYRRTLSQDLNRQGAVVLEGRTIDVDLEDPRTVAEALVQSRHAVEGNEKQTALDRISRMTAIEDLQEPHSHPFAPLCIKDPRDYFDAQQANAIKTLDDTRAGMQQTKCSLSTTEAYCSLRESISEIKSSGLNHPIIKPEVALMVYNGLTQNISSTKYQLGKNPQESILESLPNPTKEELLHHWISIQELLRHFWSSYPITTSYLYTKVSRLKDAMSKIYRQLEEIKETVMADFRHQVSLLVRPMHQRAWWMEK; the protein is encoded by the exons ATGGGAACCAAGTATGTCCATAAGAGTGCTAAGTACAAGACCTCAATTAAGGATCCTGGCACGCCCGGCGTTTTGGAAATG ACAGAGTGGAAATTCATATTTAGACCCAGCGATCCCACTTCAGCTTCTAAGCTTGATGTGGAGTTTAGATTTATTAAAG GCCACAAAAACACTAAGGAAGGATCAAATAAACCACCGTGGCTTAATCTCACCAGGGACCAG GGTGGAAGTATCATTTTTGAGTTTAAAAATTTCTCAGATCTTCATGTTTGCCGTGAGTTTGTAG GAAGTGCTTTAGCAAAGTCGGGAGAGGCTGCACAAGCTCCACCTGAGAGGCCTGTGGCGGCATTTCCTCATGAACAGCTCAGTAAATCAGAAATGGAACTCCGAATGAGATGTTTGCAAGAGGATAG TGAACTGCAGAAACTCCATaaacaatttgtgattggtggTGTGTTGACTGAATCTGAGTTTTGGGCAGCAAGGAAG AAATTACTGGAACGGGACAACTCCAAAAAGTCAAAACAACTGATTGGTTTTAAGAGTTCAATGGTTTTGGATACCAAACCAATGTCTGATGGTCGG ACAAACAAGGTTACATTTAATTTGACACCGGAGATAAAATATCAG ATTTTTGCCCTGAAACCAGCTGTTCACCAGGCATTCCTTAATCATGTTCCCAATAAG ATGTCGGAGAAAGACTTCTGGACAAAATATTTTAGAGCAGAGTACCTTCATAGTACAAAAAATTCTATTGCAGCTGCAGCAGAGGCTGCTGAAGATGAAGAACTTGCCCTTTTTCTGAAGGACGATGAGATATTGGCTGCTGAAATTCGGAAAaag ATTCGGCATGTTGATCCTACACTGGATTTGGAAGCTGATCTAGGAGATGATTACACACACCTTCCA GATCATGGAATCTTTCGTGATGGTGGCAAGGAAATAACTGAATCACAAAATGAGCACTATCGAAGGACTTTGTCACAAGACCTTAATCGTCAAGGTGCAGTTGTTCTTGAGGGCAGAACTATAG ACGTGGATTTGGAAGATCCTAGGACAGTAGCGGAAGCACTCGTGCAGTCTAGACATG CGGTAGAAGGAAATGAGAAGCAGACAGCACTTGATAGGATCTCTAGGATGACAGCGATTGAGGATCTTCAAGAACCTCATAGCCATCCTTTTGCTCCTCTTTGTATCAAG GATCCTCGAGATTATTTTGATGCTCAACAAGCAAATGCCATTAAGACGTTGGATGATACACGAGCTGGAATGCAACAAACTAAATGCAGTTTGAGCACTACAGAAGCATATTGCTCACTGAGGGAATCCATATCTGAGATCAAATCTTCTGGACTGAATCATCCCATAATTAAACCTGAAGTTGCACTTATG gtttACAATGGATTAACTCAAAATATTTCTAGTACCAAATATCAACTAGGGAAAAACCCTCAGGAGAGTATTCTGGAGAGTTTACCGAACCCTACTAAGGAGGAACTTCTACAT CATTGGATCTCGATTCAAGAATTACTCAGGCATTTTTGGTCGTCTTATCCAATCACCACATCATATCTTTATACTAAA GTGAGCAGGTTGAAGGATGCCATGTCAAAAATCTATCGACAGTTGGAG GAGATTAAGGAAACTGTGATGGCGGATTTCCGCCACCAAGTATCTCTTTTGGTTCGTCCAATGCATCAG CGGGCATGGTGGATGGAAAAATGA
- the LOC120082881 gene encoding general transcription and DNA repair factor IIH subunit TFB1-1-like isoform X1 — translation MGTKYVHKSAKYKTSIKDPGTPGVLEMTEWKFIFRPSDPTSASKLDVEFRFIKGHKNTKEGSNKPPWLNLTRDQGGSIIFEFKNFSDLHVCREFVGSALAKSGEAAQAPPERPVAAFPHEQLSKSEMELRMRCLQEDSELQKLHKQFVIGGVLTESEFWAARKKLLERDNSKKSKQLIGFKSSMVLDTKPMSDGRTNKVTFNLTPEIKYQIFALKPAVHQAFLNHVPNKMSEKDFWTKYFRAEYLHSTKNSIAAAAEAAEDEELALFLKDDEILAAEIRKKIRHVDPTLDLEADLGDDYTHLPDHGIFRDGGKEITESQNEHYRRTLSQDLNRQGAVVLEGRTIDVDLEDPRTVAEALVQSRHAVEGNEKQTALDRISRMTAIEDLQEPHSHPFAPLCIKDPRDYFDAQQANAIKTLDDTRAGMQQTKCSLSTTEAYCSLRESISEIKSSGLNHPIIKPEVALMVYNGLTQNISSTKYQLGKNPQESILESLPNPTKEELLHHWISIQELLRHFWSSYPITTSYLYTKVSRLKDAMSKIYRQLEEIKETVMADFRHQVSLLVRPMHQALDAAFQHHDADLQKRSVKSGERPNGYT, via the exons ATGGGAACCAAGTATGTCCATAAGAGTGCTAAGTACAAGACCTCAATTAAGGATCCTGGCACGCCCGGCGTTTTGGAAATG ACAGAGTGGAAATTCATATTTAGACCCAGCGATCCCACTTCAGCTTCTAAGCTTGATGTGGAGTTTAGATTTATTAAAG GCCACAAAAACACTAAGGAAGGATCAAATAAACCACCGTGGCTTAATCTCACCAGGGACCAG GGTGGAAGTATCATTTTTGAGTTTAAAAATTTCTCAGATCTTCATGTTTGCCGTGAGTTTGTAG GAAGTGCTTTAGCAAAGTCGGGAGAGGCTGCACAAGCTCCACCTGAGAGGCCTGTGGCGGCATTTCCTCATGAACAGCTCAGTAAATCAGAAATGGAACTCCGAATGAGATGTTTGCAAGAGGATAG TGAACTGCAGAAACTCCATaaacaatttgtgattggtggTGTGTTGACTGAATCTGAGTTTTGGGCAGCAAGGAAG AAATTACTGGAACGGGACAACTCCAAAAAGTCAAAACAACTGATTGGTTTTAAGAGTTCAATGGTTTTGGATACCAAACCAATGTCTGATGGTCGG ACAAACAAGGTTACATTTAATTTGACACCGGAGATAAAATATCAG ATTTTTGCCCTGAAACCAGCTGTTCACCAGGCATTCCTTAATCATGTTCCCAATAAG ATGTCGGAGAAAGACTTCTGGACAAAATATTTTAGAGCAGAGTACCTTCATAGTACAAAAAATTCTATTGCAGCTGCAGCAGAGGCTGCTGAAGATGAAGAACTTGCCCTTTTTCTGAAGGACGATGAGATATTGGCTGCTGAAATTCGGAAAaag ATTCGGCATGTTGATCCTACACTGGATTTGGAAGCTGATCTAGGAGATGATTACACACACCTTCCA GATCATGGAATCTTTCGTGATGGTGGCAAGGAAATAACTGAATCACAAAATGAGCACTATCGAAGGACTTTGTCACAAGACCTTAATCGTCAAGGTGCAGTTGTTCTTGAGGGCAGAACTATAG ACGTGGATTTGGAAGATCCTAGGACAGTAGCGGAAGCACTCGTGCAGTCTAGACATG CGGTAGAAGGAAATGAGAAGCAGACAGCACTTGATAGGATCTCTAGGATGACAGCGATTGAGGATCTTCAAGAACCTCATAGCCATCCTTTTGCTCCTCTTTGTATCAAG GATCCTCGAGATTATTTTGATGCTCAACAAGCAAATGCCATTAAGACGTTGGATGATACACGAGCTGGAATGCAACAAACTAAATGCAGTTTGAGCACTACAGAAGCATATTGCTCACTGAGGGAATCCATATCTGAGATCAAATCTTCTGGACTGAATCATCCCATAATTAAACCTGAAGTTGCACTTATG gtttACAATGGATTAACTCAAAATATTTCTAGTACCAAATATCAACTAGGGAAAAACCCTCAGGAGAGTATTCTGGAGAGTTTACCGAACCCTACTAAGGAGGAACTTCTACAT CATTGGATCTCGATTCAAGAATTACTCAGGCATTTTTGGTCGTCTTATCCAATCACCACATCATATCTTTATACTAAA GTGAGCAGGTTGAAGGATGCCATGTCAAAAATCTATCGACAGTTGGAG GAGATTAAGGAAACTGTGATGGCGGATTTCCGCCACCAAGTATCTCTTTTGGTTCGTCCAATGCATCAG GCTCTGGATGCTGCATTTCAGCATCATGACGCTGACTTACAAAAGAGATCAGTAAAGAGTGGA
- the LOC120082881 gene encoding general transcription and DNA repair factor IIH subunit TFB1-1-like isoform X5: MVWHLVPSPGSALAKSGEAAQAPPERPVAAFPHEQLSKSEMELRMRCLQEDSELQKLHKQFVIGGVLTESEFWAARKKLLERDNSKKSKQLIGFKSSMVLDTKPMSDGRTNKVTFNLTPEIKYQIFALKPAVHQAFLNHVPNKMSEKDFWTKYFRAEYLHSTKNSIAAAAEAAEDEELALFLKDDEILAAEIRKKIRHVDPTLDLEADLGDDYTHLPDHGIFRDGGKEITESQNEHYRRTLSQDLNRQGAVVLEGRTIDVDLEDPRTVAEALVQSRHAVEGNEKQTALDRISRMTAIEDLQEPHSHPFAPLCIKDPRDYFDAQQANAIKTLDDTRAGMQQTKCSLSTTEAYCSLRESISEIKSSGLNHPIIKPEVALMVYNGLTQNISSTKYQLGKNPQESILESLPNPTKEELLHHWISIQELLRHFWSSYPITTSYLYTKVSRLKDAMSKIYRQLEEIKETVMADFRHQVSLLVRPMHQALDAAFQHHDADLQKRSVKSGERPNGYT, encoded by the exons ATGGTTTGGCATCTGGTGCCTTCTCCAGGAAGTGCTTTAGCAAAGTCGGGAGAGGCTGCACAAGCTCCACCTGAGAGGCCTGTGGCGGCATTTCCTCATGAACAGCTCAGTAAATCAGAAATGGAACTCCGAATGAGATGTTTGCAAGAGGATAG TGAACTGCAGAAACTCCATaaacaatttgtgattggtggTGTGTTGACTGAATCTGAGTTTTGGGCAGCAAGGAAG AAATTACTGGAACGGGACAACTCCAAAAAGTCAAAACAACTGATTGGTTTTAAGAGTTCAATGGTTTTGGATACCAAACCAATGTCTGATGGTCGG ACAAACAAGGTTACATTTAATTTGACACCGGAGATAAAATATCAG ATTTTTGCCCTGAAACCAGCTGTTCACCAGGCATTCCTTAATCATGTTCCCAATAAG ATGTCGGAGAAAGACTTCTGGACAAAATATTTTAGAGCAGAGTACCTTCATAGTACAAAAAATTCTATTGCAGCTGCAGCAGAGGCTGCTGAAGATGAAGAACTTGCCCTTTTTCTGAAGGACGATGAGATATTGGCTGCTGAAATTCGGAAAaag ATTCGGCATGTTGATCCTACACTGGATTTGGAAGCTGATCTAGGAGATGATTACACACACCTTCCA GATCATGGAATCTTTCGTGATGGTGGCAAGGAAATAACTGAATCACAAAATGAGCACTATCGAAGGACTTTGTCACAAGACCTTAATCGTCAAGGTGCAGTTGTTCTTGAGGGCAGAACTATAG ACGTGGATTTGGAAGATCCTAGGACAGTAGCGGAAGCACTCGTGCAGTCTAGACATG CGGTAGAAGGAAATGAGAAGCAGACAGCACTTGATAGGATCTCTAGGATGACAGCGATTGAGGATCTTCAAGAACCTCATAGCCATCCTTTTGCTCCTCTTTGTATCAAG GATCCTCGAGATTATTTTGATGCTCAACAAGCAAATGCCATTAAGACGTTGGATGATACACGAGCTGGAATGCAACAAACTAAATGCAGTTTGAGCACTACAGAAGCATATTGCTCACTGAGGGAATCCATATCTGAGATCAAATCTTCTGGACTGAATCATCCCATAATTAAACCTGAAGTTGCACTTATG gtttACAATGGATTAACTCAAAATATTTCTAGTACCAAATATCAACTAGGGAAAAACCCTCAGGAGAGTATTCTGGAGAGTTTACCGAACCCTACTAAGGAGGAACTTCTACAT CATTGGATCTCGATTCAAGAATTACTCAGGCATTTTTGGTCGTCTTATCCAATCACCACATCATATCTTTATACTAAA GTGAGCAGGTTGAAGGATGCCATGTCAAAAATCTATCGACAGTTGGAG GAGATTAAGGAAACTGTGATGGCGGATTTCCGCCACCAAGTATCTCTTTTGGTTCGTCCAATGCATCAG GCTCTGGATGCTGCATTTCAGCATCATGACGCTGACTTACAAAAGAGATCAGTAAAGAGTGGA
- the LOC120082881 gene encoding general transcription and DNA repair factor IIH subunit TFB1-1-like isoform X3 yields MGTKYVHKSAKYKTSIKDPGTPGVLEMTEWKFIFRPSDPTSASKLDVEFRFIKGHKNTKEGSNKPPWLNLTRDQGGSIIFEFKNFSDLHVCREFVGSALAKSGEAAQAPPERPVAAFPHEQLSKSEMELRMRCLQEDSELQKLHKQFVIGGVLTESEFWAARKKLLERDNSKKSKQLIGFKSSMVLDTKPMSDGRTNKVTFNLTPEIKYQIFALKPAVHQAFLNHVPNKMSEKDFWTKYFRAEYLHSTKNSIAAAAEAAEDEELALFLKDDEILAAEIRKKIRHVDPTLDLEADLGDDYTHLPDHGIFRDGGKEITESQNEHYRRTLSQDLNRQGAVVLEGRTIDVDLEDPRTVAEALVQSRHAVEGNEKQTALDRISRMTAIEDLQEPHSHPFAPLCIKDPRDYFDAQQANAIKTLDDTRAGMQQTKCSLSTTEAYCSLRESISEIKSSGLNHPIIKPEVALMVYNGLTQNISSTKYQLGKNPQESILESLPNPTKEELLHVSRLKDAMSKIYRQLEEIKETVMADFRHQVSLLVRPMHQALDAAFQHHDADLQKRSVKSGERPNGYT; encoded by the exons ATGGGAACCAAGTATGTCCATAAGAGTGCTAAGTACAAGACCTCAATTAAGGATCCTGGCACGCCCGGCGTTTTGGAAATG ACAGAGTGGAAATTCATATTTAGACCCAGCGATCCCACTTCAGCTTCTAAGCTTGATGTGGAGTTTAGATTTATTAAAG GCCACAAAAACACTAAGGAAGGATCAAATAAACCACCGTGGCTTAATCTCACCAGGGACCAG GGTGGAAGTATCATTTTTGAGTTTAAAAATTTCTCAGATCTTCATGTTTGCCGTGAGTTTGTAG GAAGTGCTTTAGCAAAGTCGGGAGAGGCTGCACAAGCTCCACCTGAGAGGCCTGTGGCGGCATTTCCTCATGAACAGCTCAGTAAATCAGAAATGGAACTCCGAATGAGATGTTTGCAAGAGGATAG TGAACTGCAGAAACTCCATaaacaatttgtgattggtggTGTGTTGACTGAATCTGAGTTTTGGGCAGCAAGGAAG AAATTACTGGAACGGGACAACTCCAAAAAGTCAAAACAACTGATTGGTTTTAAGAGTTCAATGGTTTTGGATACCAAACCAATGTCTGATGGTCGG ACAAACAAGGTTACATTTAATTTGACACCGGAGATAAAATATCAG ATTTTTGCCCTGAAACCAGCTGTTCACCAGGCATTCCTTAATCATGTTCCCAATAAG ATGTCGGAGAAAGACTTCTGGACAAAATATTTTAGAGCAGAGTACCTTCATAGTACAAAAAATTCTATTGCAGCTGCAGCAGAGGCTGCTGAAGATGAAGAACTTGCCCTTTTTCTGAAGGACGATGAGATATTGGCTGCTGAAATTCGGAAAaag ATTCGGCATGTTGATCCTACACTGGATTTGGAAGCTGATCTAGGAGATGATTACACACACCTTCCA GATCATGGAATCTTTCGTGATGGTGGCAAGGAAATAACTGAATCACAAAATGAGCACTATCGAAGGACTTTGTCACAAGACCTTAATCGTCAAGGTGCAGTTGTTCTTGAGGGCAGAACTATAG ACGTGGATTTGGAAGATCCTAGGACAGTAGCGGAAGCACTCGTGCAGTCTAGACATG CGGTAGAAGGAAATGAGAAGCAGACAGCACTTGATAGGATCTCTAGGATGACAGCGATTGAGGATCTTCAAGAACCTCATAGCCATCCTTTTGCTCCTCTTTGTATCAAG GATCCTCGAGATTATTTTGATGCTCAACAAGCAAATGCCATTAAGACGTTGGATGATACACGAGCTGGAATGCAACAAACTAAATGCAGTTTGAGCACTACAGAAGCATATTGCTCACTGAGGGAATCCATATCTGAGATCAAATCTTCTGGACTGAATCATCCCATAATTAAACCTGAAGTTGCACTTATG gtttACAATGGATTAACTCAAAATATTTCTAGTACCAAATATCAACTAGGGAAAAACCCTCAGGAGAGTATTCTGGAGAGTTTACCGAACCCTACTAAGGAGGAACTTCTACAT GTGAGCAGGTTGAAGGATGCCATGTCAAAAATCTATCGACAGTTGGAG GAGATTAAGGAAACTGTGATGGCGGATTTCCGCCACCAAGTATCTCTTTTGGTTCGTCCAATGCATCAG GCTCTGGATGCTGCATTTCAGCATCATGACGCTGACTTACAAAAGAGATCAGTAAAGAGTGGA
- the LOC120082881 gene encoding general transcription and DNA repair factor IIH subunit TFB1-1-like isoform X4 — protein sequence MGTKYVHKSAKYKTSIKDPGTPGVLEMTEWKFIFRPSDPTSASKLDVEFRFIKGHKNTKEGSNKPPWLNLTRDQGGSIIFEFKNFSDLHVCREFVGSALAKSGEAAQAPPERPVAAFPHEQLSKSEMELRMRCLQEDSELQKLHKQFVIGGVLTESEFWAARKKLLERDNSKKSKQLIGFKSSMVLDTKPMSDGRTNKVTFNLTPEIKYQIFALKPAVHQAFLNHVPNKMSEKDFWTKYFRAEYLHSTKNSIAAAAEAAEDEELALFLKDDEILAAEIRKKIRHVDPTLDLEADLGDDYTHLPDHGIFRDGGKEITESQNEHYRRTLSQDLNRQGAVVLEGRTIDVDLEDPRTVAEALVQSRHAVEGNEKQTALDRISRMTAIEDLQEPHSHPFAPLCIKDPRDYFDAQQANAIKTLDDTRAGMQQTKCSLSTTEAYCSLRESISEIKSSGLNHPIIKPEVALMVYNGLTQNISSTKYQLGKNPQESILESLPNPTKEELLHVSRLKDAMSKIYRQLEEIKETVMADFRHQVSLLVRPMHQRAWWMEK from the exons ATGGGAACCAAGTATGTCCATAAGAGTGCTAAGTACAAGACCTCAATTAAGGATCCTGGCACGCCCGGCGTTTTGGAAATG ACAGAGTGGAAATTCATATTTAGACCCAGCGATCCCACTTCAGCTTCTAAGCTTGATGTGGAGTTTAGATTTATTAAAG GCCACAAAAACACTAAGGAAGGATCAAATAAACCACCGTGGCTTAATCTCACCAGGGACCAG GGTGGAAGTATCATTTTTGAGTTTAAAAATTTCTCAGATCTTCATGTTTGCCGTGAGTTTGTAG GAAGTGCTTTAGCAAAGTCGGGAGAGGCTGCACAAGCTCCACCTGAGAGGCCTGTGGCGGCATTTCCTCATGAACAGCTCAGTAAATCAGAAATGGAACTCCGAATGAGATGTTTGCAAGAGGATAG TGAACTGCAGAAACTCCATaaacaatttgtgattggtggTGTGTTGACTGAATCTGAGTTTTGGGCAGCAAGGAAG AAATTACTGGAACGGGACAACTCCAAAAAGTCAAAACAACTGATTGGTTTTAAGAGTTCAATGGTTTTGGATACCAAACCAATGTCTGATGGTCGG ACAAACAAGGTTACATTTAATTTGACACCGGAGATAAAATATCAG ATTTTTGCCCTGAAACCAGCTGTTCACCAGGCATTCCTTAATCATGTTCCCAATAAG ATGTCGGAGAAAGACTTCTGGACAAAATATTTTAGAGCAGAGTACCTTCATAGTACAAAAAATTCTATTGCAGCTGCAGCAGAGGCTGCTGAAGATGAAGAACTTGCCCTTTTTCTGAAGGACGATGAGATATTGGCTGCTGAAATTCGGAAAaag ATTCGGCATGTTGATCCTACACTGGATTTGGAAGCTGATCTAGGAGATGATTACACACACCTTCCA GATCATGGAATCTTTCGTGATGGTGGCAAGGAAATAACTGAATCACAAAATGAGCACTATCGAAGGACTTTGTCACAAGACCTTAATCGTCAAGGTGCAGTTGTTCTTGAGGGCAGAACTATAG ACGTGGATTTGGAAGATCCTAGGACAGTAGCGGAAGCACTCGTGCAGTCTAGACATG CGGTAGAAGGAAATGAGAAGCAGACAGCACTTGATAGGATCTCTAGGATGACAGCGATTGAGGATCTTCAAGAACCTCATAGCCATCCTTTTGCTCCTCTTTGTATCAAG GATCCTCGAGATTATTTTGATGCTCAACAAGCAAATGCCATTAAGACGTTGGATGATACACGAGCTGGAATGCAACAAACTAAATGCAGTTTGAGCACTACAGAAGCATATTGCTCACTGAGGGAATCCATATCTGAGATCAAATCTTCTGGACTGAATCATCCCATAATTAAACCTGAAGTTGCACTTATG gtttACAATGGATTAACTCAAAATATTTCTAGTACCAAATATCAACTAGGGAAAAACCCTCAGGAGAGTATTCTGGAGAGTTTACCGAACCCTACTAAGGAGGAACTTCTACAT GTGAGCAGGTTGAAGGATGCCATGTCAAAAATCTATCGACAGTTGGAG GAGATTAAGGAAACTGTGATGGCGGATTTCCGCCACCAAGTATCTCTTTTGGTTCGTCCAATGCATCAG CGGGCATGGTGGATGGAAAAATGA